A genomic window from Actinomycetota bacterium includes:
- a CDS encoding PPOX class F420-dependent oxidoreductase gives MNREEMLGLLGRNKKAVMTTIGRDGTPHSVPVLYALDADVVLISGTQGRARTNNLRRDPRCVVTVFDDGDWFKWVTVQGTVQLRTEDAVAENARLYTMITGKPPENMDEYREAMIREKRLVYALSIERWYPSGD, from the coding sequence ATGAACAGAGAAGAGATGCTCGGCCTCCTGGGCCGCAACAAAAAGGCCGTCATGACCACCATCGGTCGTGACGGCACGCCGCACTCGGTCCCCGTGCTCTACGCGTTGGACGCAGACGTCGTCCTCATCTCCGGGACCCAGGGCCGCGCGCGCACGAACAACCTCAGGCGCGACCCGCGCTGCGTCGTGACGGTGTTCGACGACGGGGACTGGTTCAAGTGGGTGACGGTGCAGGGGACGGTTCAGCTCAGGACCGAAGATGCCGTCGCGGAGAACGCGCGCCTGTACACCATGATCACCGGCAAGCCGCCGGAGAACATGGACGAGTACCGCGAGGCGATGATCCGCGAAAAGCGGCTCGTCTACGCCCTGTCGATCGAGCGCTGGTACCCCTCGGGCGACTGA
- a CDS encoding P-II family nitrogen regulator, with product MKLVTAIVKPFKLDDVKEALKQLGVQGMTVTEARGFGRQRGHTEVFRGAEYEVDFVPKVKVEILVEDALADRVVQSILASARTDKIGDGKIWITDAGPVYRIRTGESGAEAL from the coding sequence ATGAAGCTCGTGACCGCGATCGTCAAGCCCTTCAAGCTCGACGACGTGAAGGAGGCGCTCAAGCAGCTCGGCGTGCAGGGCATGACGGTGACGGAGGCGCGGGGGTTCGGCCGCCAACGGGGCCACACGGAGGTGTTCCGGGGGGCCGAGTACGAGGTCGACTTCGTCCCGAAGGTGAAGGTCGAGATCCTCGTGGAGGACGCCCTGGCCGACCGCGTCGTGCAGTCGATCCTGGCCAGCGCCCGCACCGACAAGATCGGCGACGGCAAGATCTGGATCACCGACGCGGGACCCGTCTACAGGATCAGGACCGGCGAGTCGGGGGCCGAGGCGCTGTAG